The Pseudomonas kermanshahensis genome includes a window with the following:
- a CDS encoding OprD family outer membrane porin has product MPSAFRFTPLFIALTATMPTAAQADEDKADGFIEGSSFNLHFRNAYFNRDNHNAGVRDTREWGQGAVARFESGYTPGVIGVGVDAHAMLGLKLDGGGGHAGTSILPTHVKDDGELGAAPHSFSTAGAALKLKAFDTELKAGDLFLTNPVIAGGETRMLPQTFRGVSLTNTSVDGLLLEGGQVSFTKPYNQSGHRRIDTYYGSLDEHDKSKHLNWAGASWSGTENITANLYAAELKDIWNQYYADFDYTYVVNDLVSLNPGVHFYHTQDTGQALLGKIDNNTYSVHFTVNAGFHSVTAAYQRVNGDTPFDYINLGDSVYLDNSRMYSDFNAPNERSWKLQYGYDFAGLGVPGLSTTLSYSRGEADLTKADQGNTHYDYYRADGKNAMHWERDLDVKYVFQEGDFKDLSVLVRYAAHRGSQGYASIDSSSDNDELRVIVDYPLNVF; this is encoded by the coding sequence GTGCCTTCCGCGTTTCGTTTTACCCCGCTGTTCATTGCATTGACTGCAACGATGCCCACCGCCGCCCAGGCAGATGAAGACAAGGCTGATGGCTTCATCGAAGGTTCTTCATTCAACCTGCATTTTCGCAATGCCTATTTCAACCGCGACAACCACAACGCCGGCGTGCGCGACACCCGCGAGTGGGGCCAGGGCGCGGTTGCACGCTTCGAGTCCGGCTATACCCCGGGCGTGATCGGCGTTGGCGTGGACGCCCATGCCATGCTGGGCCTCAAGCTCGATGGCGGTGGCGGCCATGCCGGCACCAGCATTCTGCCGACGCATGTGAAGGACGACGGCGAACTGGGCGCGGCCCCGCATTCGTTCTCTACCGCAGGCGCAGCGCTCAAGCTCAAAGCGTTTGACACTGAACTCAAGGCCGGTGACCTGTTCCTCACCAACCCAGTGATCGCTGGCGGCGAAACCCGCATGCTGCCGCAGACCTTCCGCGGTGTAAGCCTGACCAACACCAGCGTCGACGGCCTGCTGCTCGAAGGCGGCCAAGTCAGCTTCACCAAGCCGTACAACCAGAGCGGCCACCGCCGCATCGACACCTATTACGGCTCGCTGGACGAACATGACAAGAGCAAGCACCTGAACTGGGCGGGCGCGTCCTGGAGCGGCACGGAAAACATCACCGCCAACCTTTACGCCGCCGAGCTGAAGGACATCTGGAACCAGTACTACGCTGATTTTGACTACACCTACGTGGTCAACGACCTGGTCAGCCTCAACCCGGGCGTGCACTTCTATCACACCCAGGACACCGGCCAGGCCCTGCTGGGCAAGATCGACAACAACACCTACAGCGTACATTTCACCGTCAACGCCGGCTTCCACAGCGTCACGGCCGCCTACCAGCGGGTCAATGGCGATACGCCGTTCGACTACATCAACCTGGGCGACAGCGTGTACCTGGACAACTCGCGCATGTACTCGGACTTCAACGCCCCCAACGAGCGTTCGTGGAAGCTGCAGTACGGCTATGACTTCGCCGGCCTGGGCGTCCCCGGCTTGAGCACGACGCTGTCGTATTCGCGTGGCGAGGCAGACCTGACCAAGGCTGACCAGGGCAACACGCACTACGACTACTACCGCGCCGATGGCAAGAACGCCATGCACTGGGAGCGTGACCTGGATGTGAAGTACGTGTTCCAGGAAGGCGACTTCAAGGACCTTTCGGTGCTGGTGCGTTATGCCGCACACCGTGGCAGCCAGGGTTATGCGTCGATCGACAGCAGCAGTGACAACGATGAACTGCGCGTGATCGTTGATTATCCGCTGAACGTGTTCTGA
- a CDS encoding heavy metal sensor histidine kinase → MSWKTVRANSIALRLSALFILVAVGVFLLIGSALYRQVDHSLDLLPAAELDARFSVLESTLNRFGTAEHWAKVSNKLNLLSEEDKRIRFWVVSSDPAYDYGHPSELVRAFAEGPPGMRDLRLPDQPYPYKVLVSELPALADRPPLRFLIGIDTETFWQAQHSLLVAIVGLAVLGVLLASVLGYWVARIGLRPLLALSNEAQALAPPRLDGRLQTNDLAPELAQFAGAFNAALDRVSQAYSRLEAFNADVAHELRSPLTNLIGQTQVALTRGRSAEHYFEVLQSNLEELERLRSIINDMLFLASADQGSKATALTQASLAEEVATTLDYLDYILEDAQVRVEVSGDAQAPIEKAQLRRALINLLNNAVQHTAPDQVIEVRIENGPEQVTISVSNPGPAIDDAHLPLLFERFYRVDAARSNSGGGNHGLGLAIVKAIALMHGGEVFVYSEAGANTFGIRLPSAQRRGFPAKA, encoded by the coding sequence ATGTCCTGGAAAACCGTGCGGGCTAACTCCATCGCGCTGCGCCTGTCGGCGCTGTTCATCCTGGTGGCGGTGGGGGTGTTTTTGCTGATCGGGTCGGCGTTGTATCGCCAGGTCGACCACAGCCTCGACCTGCTCCCGGCCGCCGAGCTAGATGCACGGTTCAGCGTGCTCGAGTCCACCCTCAACCGCTTCGGCACCGCCGAGCACTGGGCCAAGGTCAGCAACAAGCTCAACCTGCTCAGCGAGGAGGACAAGCGCATCCGCTTCTGGGTGGTCAGCAGCGATCCGGCATACGACTATGGCCACCCCAGCGAACTAGTGCGCGCGTTTGCCGAAGGCCCGCCAGGCATGCGCGACCTGCGCCTGCCAGACCAGCCCTACCCCTACAAAGTCCTGGTCAGCGAGTTGCCGGCCCTGGCCGACCGCCCGCCGCTGCGTTTTCTGATTGGCATCGACACCGAGACCTTCTGGCAGGCGCAACACAGCCTGCTGGTAGCCATCGTCGGCCTGGCAGTGCTCGGTGTGCTGCTGGCGTCGGTGCTAGGTTACTGGGTGGCCCGCATCGGCCTGCGCCCGTTGCTGGCGTTGTCCAACGAAGCCCAGGCACTGGCCCCACCGCGCTTGGACGGGCGCCTGCAAACTAATGATCTGGCCCCGGAACTGGCGCAATTCGCCGGGGCCTTCAACGCCGCGCTTGACCGGGTCAGCCAAGCCTACTCGCGGCTGGAGGCGTTCAACGCCGACGTGGCCCACGAACTGCGCTCGCCACTGACCAACCTGATCGGCCAGACCCAAGTGGCCCTGACCCGCGGTCGCAGTGCCGAGCACTACTTCGAAGTGCTGCAATCCAACCTTGAAGAACTCGAGCGCCTGCGCAGCATCATCAACGACATGCTGTTCCTGGCCAGCGCCGACCAGGGCAGCAAGGCCACCGCGCTGACCCAGGCGTCGCTGGCAGAGGAAGTGGCGACCACGCTGGATTACCTGGACTACATCCTCGAAGACGCGCAGGTCCGCGTGGAGGTCAGTGGTGATGCTCAGGCACCCATCGAAAAAGCCCAACTGCGCCGCGCACTGATCAACCTGCTGAACAACGCGGTGCAGCACACCGCGCCCGACCAAGTGATCGAGGTGCGAATCGAAAACGGGCCGGAACAGGTCACCATTTCCGTGAGTAACCCGGGGCCTGCAATCGATGACGCGCACCTGCCGCTGCTGTTCGAGCGCTTCTATCGGGTGGATGCCGCGCGCAGTAACAGTGGTGGCGGCAACCACGGTTTGGGGCTCGCGATCGTCAAAGCGATCGCCCTGATGCATGGGGGCGAGGTTTTTGTGTACAGCGAGGCCGGCGCCAACACGTTCGGCATTCGCCTGCCAAGCGCTCAACGACGCGGGTTTCCAGCAAAAGCCTGA
- a CDS encoding heavy metal response regulator transcription factor: MRVLIIEDEEKTADYLHRGLSEQGFTVDLARDGIDGLHLALEGDYAVIVLDVMLPGLDGYGVLRALRARKQTPVIMLTARERVEDRIHGLREGADDYLGKPFSFLELVARLQALTRRSSSHEPLQIQVADLWIDLMARKASRAGQRLDLTAKEFSLLSVLARRQGEILSKTAIAELVWDINFDSDANVVEVAIKRLRAKLDGPFDNKLLHTIRGMGYVLENRAG, from the coding sequence ATGCGTGTGCTGATCATCGAAGACGAAGAAAAAACCGCCGACTACCTGCACCGCGGGCTGAGCGAGCAAGGCTTTACCGTGGACCTGGCGCGTGACGGTATCGATGGCCTGCACCTGGCCCTGGAAGGCGACTACGCCGTGATCGTGCTCGATGTGATGCTGCCCGGCCTGGACGGCTATGGCGTGCTGCGCGCCTTGCGCGCGCGCAAGCAGACGCCGGTGATCATGCTGACCGCCCGCGAGCGGGTCGAAGACCGCATCCATGGCCTGCGCGAAGGCGCCGACGACTACCTGGGCAAGCCTTTTTCGTTCCTTGAGCTGGTCGCGCGCCTGCAGGCCCTGACCCGTCGCAGCAGCAGCCATGAACCGCTGCAGATCCAGGTCGCCGACCTGTGGATCGACCTGATGGCGCGCAAGGCCAGCCGCGCCGGCCAGCGCCTGGACCTGACCGCCAAGGAATTCTCGCTGCTCAGTGTGCTGGCCCGCCGCCAAGGCGAAATCCTGTCCAAGACCGCCATCGCCGAGCTGGTCTGGGACATCAACTTCGACAGTGATGCGAATGTCGTCGAGGTGGCGATCAAGCGCCTGCGCGCCAAGCTCGATGGGCCTTTCGACAACAAGTTGCTGCACACCATCCGAGGCATGGGCTATGTCCTGGAAAACCGTGCGGGCTAA
- a CDS encoding multidrug efflux RND transporter permease subunit: MNTRNGVSAWCIDHPIATLLLTFALVLLGAIAFPRLPVAPLPEADFPTIQVTAQLPGASPETMASSVATPLEVQFSAIPGMTQMTSSSALGSTTLILQFTLDKNIDTAAQEVQAAINTATARLPQDLPNPPTWRKVNPADSPVLVMTVSSNQMPGNDLSDYAETLLARQLSQIDGVGLINITGQLRPAIRVQAQPEKLAAIGLTLADLRQAIQQTSLNLAKGALYGEHSVSTIAANDQLFHPEDYAQLIVSYRDGAPVHLQDVAKVINGAENAYVKAWSGDQPGLNLVIFRQPGANIVDTVDRVLAALPKLQEMLPASIEVSVLQDRTQTIRASLHEVELTLMIAVALVIGVMALFLRQWSATLVVSSVLGVSLIASCALMYVLGFSLNNLTLVAIVISVGFVVDDAIVVVENIHRHLEAGDDSRTAALKGAGEIGFTVVSISFSLIAAFIPLLFMGGVVGRLFKEFALTATATILISVVVSLTLAPTLCALFMRRPTGAQHSGFGERLVKWYEKGLNRALAHQRLTLGVFGVTLALAVVGYVAIPKGFFPLQDTGFILGTSEAAADVSYPAMIEKHQALAKIIEADPAVRAFSHSVGVTGSNQTIANGRFWIALKPRGERDVSASELIDRLRPKLAQVPGIVLYMRAGQDINLSSGPSRTQYQYVLKSNDGVALNLWTQRLTDRLRENPALRDLSNDLQLGASVTRIDIDRQAAARFGLTTTDIDQALYDAFGQRQISEFQTETNQYKVILELDARQRGKAESLNYFYLRSPLSNEMVPLSAVAHVAPPSTGPLSISHDGLFPAANLSFNLAPGVALGDAVSILERTQRELGMPDSISGNFQGAAQAFQSSLSSQPWLILAALVAVYIILGVLYESFVHPLTIISTLPSAGLGALILLWAMGQDFSIMGLIGVVLLIGIVKKNGILLIDFALEAQRHHGLTPEQAIHQACLTRFRPIIMTTLAALLGAVPLMFGFGTGAELRQPLGIAVVGGLLVSQALTLFTTPVIYLALERLFHRRRAAHAAAPSAS, from the coding sequence ATGAATACCCGCAACGGGGTTTCGGCCTGGTGCATCGACCACCCGATCGCCACCCTGCTGCTGACTTTCGCCCTGGTCCTGCTGGGCGCCATCGCCTTCCCTCGGCTGCCGGTGGCTCCGCTGCCAGAGGCCGACTTTCCGACCATCCAGGTCACCGCTCAACTGCCTGGGGCCAGCCCGGAAACCATGGCCTCGTCGGTCGCCACGCCGCTTGAAGTGCAGTTCAGCGCCATCCCCGGCATGACCCAGATGACCAGCAGCAGCGCGCTGGGGTCGACCACGCTGATCCTGCAGTTCACCCTCGACAAGAACATCGACACCGCAGCACAGGAAGTGCAGGCCGCCATCAACACCGCCACCGCACGGCTGCCACAAGACCTGCCCAACCCGCCGACCTGGCGCAAGGTCAACCCAGCCGACAGCCCGGTGCTGGTGATGACCGTCAGCTCGAACCAGATGCCCGGCAATGACCTGAGCGACTACGCCGAAACCCTGCTGGCCCGGCAGCTGAGCCAGATCGATGGGGTCGGCCTGATCAACATCACCGGGCAACTGCGCCCGGCCATCCGCGTACAAGCGCAACCGGAGAAGCTGGCCGCCATCGGCCTGACCCTCGCCGACCTGCGCCAGGCCATCCAGCAAACCAGCCTTAACCTGGCCAAAGGTGCGCTGTACGGCGAGCACAGCGTGTCGACCATCGCCGCCAACGACCAGCTGTTCCACCCCGAAGACTATGCCCAATTGATCGTCTCGTACCGCGACGGTGCGCCGGTGCACCTGCAGGACGTGGCCAAGGTCATCAATGGCGCCGAGAACGCCTACGTCAAGGCTTGGTCCGGTGACCAGCCGGGGTTGAACCTGGTGATCTTCCGCCAGCCCGGCGCGAACATCGTCGACACCGTCGACCGGGTGTTGGCCGCGCTGCCCAAGCTGCAAGAAATGCTCCCGGCGTCGATCGAGGTGTCGGTATTGCAGGACCGTACTCAAACCATCCGCGCCTCGCTGCACGAGGTGGAGCTGACCTTGATGATCGCCGTGGCCCTGGTGATCGGGGTGATGGCGCTGTTCCTGCGCCAGTGGTCGGCGACCCTGGTGGTGTCCAGCGTGCTCGGCGTGTCGCTGATTGCCAGTTGCGCCTTGATGTACGTACTCGGCTTCAGCCTGAACAACCTGACCCTGGTGGCCATCGTCATTTCGGTGGGGTTCGTGGTCGACGATGCCATCGTCGTGGTGGAAAACATCCATCGCCACCTGGAGGCGGGTGACGACAGCCGCACGGCCGCCCTCAAGGGCGCAGGCGAAATCGGCTTTACCGTGGTCTCGATCAGTTTCTCGCTGATCGCCGCCTTCATCCCGCTGTTGTTCATGGGCGGGGTGGTCGGGCGCCTGTTCAAGGAGTTCGCCCTGACCGCCACGGCCACCATCCTGATTTCGGTGGTGGTTTCGCTGACCCTGGCACCCACCCTGTGTGCACTGTTCATGCGCCGCCCGACCGGCGCGCAGCACAGCGGTTTCGGTGAACGCCTGGTCAAGTGGTACGAAAAAGGCCTGAACCGCGCCCTGGCCCACCAGCGCCTGACCCTCGGTGTGTTCGGCGTGACCCTGGCCCTGGCGGTGGTGGGTTATGTGGCCATCCCCAAGGGCTTCTTCCCGTTGCAGGACACCGGTTTCATCCTCGGCACCAGCGAAGCGGCAGCGGACGTGTCGTACCCGGCCATGATCGAGAAGCACCAGGCCCTGGCCAAGATCATCGAGGCCGACCCGGCCGTGCGGGCGTTCTCGCATTCCGTCGGCGTCACCGGCAGCAACCAGACCATCGCCAACGGCCGCTTCTGGATCGCCCTCAAGCCCCGCGGCGAACGCGATGTGTCGGCCAGCGAGCTGATCGACCGGCTGCGGCCCAAGCTCGCCCAGGTGCCGGGCATTGTGCTGTACATGCGCGCCGGCCAGGACATCAACCTCAGCTCCGGCCCATCACGCACCCAGTACCAGTACGTGCTCAAGAGCAACGACGGCGTGGCGCTGAACCTGTGGACCCAGCGCCTGACCGACCGCCTGCGCGAAAACCCGGCGTTGCGTGACCTGTCCAACGACCTGCAACTGGGGGCCAGCGTCACCCGCATCGACATCGACCGCCAGGCCGCCGCACGCTTCGGCCTGACCACCACCGACATCGACCAGGCGCTGTACGACGCCTTCGGCCAGCGGCAGATCAGCGAGTTCCAGACCGAGACCAATCAGTACAAGGTCATCCTCGAACTGGACGCCCGCCAGCGCGGCAAGGCCGAGAGCCTCAACTACTTCTACCTGCGCTCGCCCCTGAGCAACGAGATGGTGCCCTTGTCGGCGGTGGCCCACGTCGCGCCGCCGAGCACCGGGCCGTTGTCGATCAGCCATGATGGCCTGTTCCCAGCCGCCAACCTGTCGTTCAACCTCGCCCCGGGCGTGGCCCTGGGCGATGCGGTGAGCATCCTTGAGCGCACCCAGCGCGAACTGGGCATGCCCGACTCCATCAGCGGCAACTTCCAGGGTGCGGCGCAGGCCTTCCAGAGTTCGCTGTCGAGCCAGCCGTGGCTGATCCTGGCTGCGCTGGTGGCGGTGTACATCATCCTGGGGGTGCTCTACGAGAGCTTCGTCCACCCACTGACGATCATCTCCACCCTGCCCTCTGCGGGCCTGGGCGCGCTGATTCTGCTCTGGGCCATGGGCCAGGACTTCAGCATCATGGGGCTGATCGGCGTGGTGCTGCTGATCGGCATCGTCAAGAAAAACGGCATCCTGCTGATCGACTTTGCCCTCGAGGCCCAGCGCCACCACGGCCTCACACCCGAGCAGGCAATCCACCAGGCCTGCCTGACGCGCTTCCGGCCGATCATCATGACCACCCTCGCCGCCCTGCTCGGCGCGGTACCGCTGATGTTCGGCTTTGGCACCGGCGCCGAGCTGCGCCAGCCACTGGGCATCGCGGTGGTAGGTGGGTTGTTGGTGAGCCAGGCCCTGACGCTGTTCACCACCCCGGTCATATACTTGGCCCTGGAGCGCCTGTTCCACCGCCGCCGGGCCGCCCATGCGGCCGCGCCAAGTGCCAGTTGA
- a CDS encoding efflux RND transporter periplasmic adaptor subunit: protein MRRPSRSVILAALALLVLVVLGVWFGQRQEAPAPRAQAAVPVRVVSVSQQDVPRYASAIGSVLSLHSVEIRAQVEGVLTQVLVKEGQWVKAGDLLATLDDRAIRASLDQARAQLGQSQAQIQVAGVDLKRYRLLSTDDGVSKQTLDQQQALVNQLQATVKGNQAAIANAEVQLSYTQIRSPVTGRVGIRNVDPGNLVRSSDTQGLFSVTQIDPIAVEFALPQHMLPTLQSLLKAPAPALVQAYMDADGERSLLGEGHLALIDNQISATTGTVRVKAEFDNKDGRLWPGQLVTIRLRTAMQENALVVPPPVVQRGIDGHFVYRLDGDKVTSVPVKVLYQDSGLNIIAGVKAGDQLVLDGQSRLKPGSRVEVTTDAPAPSEMADRRSQP from the coding sequence ATGCGACGTCCTTCCCGTTCTGTCATCCTCGCCGCCTTGGCGTTGCTTGTCTTGGTCGTGCTGGGCGTCTGGTTCGGCCAGCGCCAGGAGGCCCCCGCCCCCCGCGCGCAGGCGGCTGTGCCGGTGCGCGTGGTCAGCGTCAGCCAGCAGGATGTGCCGCGCTATGCCAGTGCGATCGGCTCGGTGCTGTCGCTGCACAGCGTCGAGATCCGCGCACAGGTAGAAGGGGTGCTGACTCAGGTACTGGTCAAGGAAGGCCAGTGGGTAAAGGCAGGTGACCTGCTCGCAACCCTCGACGACCGTGCCATCCGCGCCAGCCTCGACCAGGCCCGTGCGCAGCTCGGCCAGAGCCAGGCGCAGATCCAGGTAGCCGGTGTCGACCTCAAGCGCTACCGCCTGCTGAGCACCGATGACGGGGTGTCAAAGCAGACCCTCGACCAGCAACAAGCGCTGGTCAACCAGCTGCAGGCTACGGTCAAGGGCAACCAGGCGGCCATCGCCAATGCCGAGGTGCAACTGTCCTATACCCAAATTCGCTCACCGGTGACCGGCAGGGTCGGCATCCGCAACGTCGACCCCGGCAACCTGGTGCGCAGCAGCGACACCCAGGGCCTGTTCAGCGTGACCCAGATCGACCCGATTGCCGTCGAGTTCGCCCTGCCGCAACACATGCTGCCTACCCTGCAGAGCTTGCTCAAGGCGCCCGCCCCGGCGCTGGTGCAGGCCTACATGGACGCCGACGGCGAACGCAGCCTGCTGGGTGAAGGCCACCTGGCGCTGATCGACAACCAGATCTCGGCGACCACCGGCACGGTGCGGGTCAAGGCCGAGTTCGACAACAAGGACGGGCGCCTGTGGCCCGGCCAACTGGTCACCATTCGCTTGCGCACGGCCATGCAGGAGAATGCCCTGGTCGTGCCGCCGCCGGTCGTGCAGCGCGGTATCGACGGCCATTTCGTCTACCGCCTGGACGGGGACAAGGTCACCAGCGTGCCGGTCAAGGTGCTGTACCAGGACAGTGGGCTGAACATCATCGCCGGGGTCAAGGCGGGTGATCAGCTGGTGCTCGATGGCCAGTCGCGGCTCAAGCCGGGCTCGCGGGTCGAGGTCACCACCGATGCCCCTGCGCCTTCGGAAATGGCCGACCGCCGGAGCCAGCCATGA
- a CDS encoding YkgJ family cysteine cluster protein: protein MTDSVQFACTGCGKCCTGHHVPLTLDEARQWAASAGQVVVLIEAFMVDGPGMPVEQREHVLRRSHPVACGDTEARVSVTFAAFNPGRCRNLDDNDLCTIYDQRPLVCRIYPVEINPHIPLRPENKDCPPEAWQQGPELIHGTQLADPRLAALVQASRQADRDDIAAKVAVCQALGMTTSALKGNGFTAYLPEMGAFAAALAQVPADNGARWTLHVQDDELTANLQGHGLQTTCEAPVYYAFIGF, encoded by the coding sequence GTGACCGACAGCGTGCAATTCGCCTGCACCGGCTGCGGCAAGTGCTGCACTGGCCACCATGTGCCCTTGACCCTCGACGAAGCCCGCCAGTGGGCGGCCTCCGCTGGCCAGGTGGTGGTGCTGATCGAGGCGTTCATGGTCGACGGCCCGGGCATGCCGGTCGAGCAGCGCGAGCATGTGCTGCGCCGCTCCCACCCGGTGGCCTGCGGTGACACTGAGGCCCGCGTTTCGGTAACGTTCGCGGCGTTCAACCCAGGGCGCTGTCGTAACCTCGACGATAACGACCTGTGCACCATCTATGACCAGCGCCCGCTGGTCTGCCGCATCTACCCGGTCGAGATCAACCCGCATATCCCGCTGCGGCCCGAGAACAAGGACTGCCCGCCCGAAGCTTGGCAACAGGGCCCTGAGCTGATTCACGGCACGCAACTGGCCGACCCGCGGCTGGCGGCGCTGGTGCAGGCATCGCGCCAGGCAGACCGAGATGACATCGCGGCCAAGGTTGCCGTGTGCCAGGCGTTGGGCATGACCACCAGTGCGTTGAAAGGTAATGGGTTTACCGCTTATCTGCCGGAGATGGGCGCGTTTGCCGCGGCACTGGCGCAGGTGCCGGCGGACAACGGTGCGCGGTGGACGCTGCATGTGCAAGATGACGAGCTGACAGCCAATTTGCAGGGCCATGGTTTGCAGACCACTTGCGAAGCACCGGTTTATTACGCCTTTATTGGTTTTTAG
- a CDS encoding chemotaxis protein yields the protein MATQKARADSLSLLLFTLRSGKLMAINLLKVSEIIPCPSLTKLPESHPHVKGVATLRGNSLSVIDLSRAIGERPLADPEGGCLIVTEISRSRQGLHVQAVSRIVHCLSTDIKPPPFGSGNRSFITGVTRVDNALVQVLDIEKVIHAITPPAAEPQHGALSEEDASLLAAANILVVDDSQVALQQSVHTLRNLGIECHTARSAKDAINVLLDLQGTEQAINIIVSDIEMSEMDGYAFTRTLRETPDFQHLYVLLHTSLDSAMSSEKARLAGANAILTKFSSPELTDCLVVAARTVVFAEH from the coding sequence ATGGCCACGCAAAAAGCCCGCGCGGATTCGCTGTCCCTGCTGCTGTTCACCCTGCGCAGCGGCAAGCTGATGGCAATCAACCTGCTCAAGGTCAGCGAGATCATCCCCTGCCCTTCACTGACCAAGCTGCCCGAATCGCACCCCCACGTGAAAGGCGTGGCGACCTTGCGCGGCAATTCGCTGTCGGTCATCGACCTGTCCCGTGCTATCGGTGAGCGCCCGCTGGCTGACCCTGAAGGTGGCTGCCTGATCGTCACCGAAATCAGCCGCTCGCGCCAAGGCCTGCATGTGCAGGCCGTGAGCCGCATCGTCCACTGCCTGAGCACCGACATCAAACCGCCGCCCTTCGGCTCGGGCAACCGCTCGTTCATCACCGGCGTGACCCGGGTCGACAACGCACTGGTGCAGGTGCTGGACATCGAGAAGGTCATTCACGCCATCACCCCGCCCGCCGCCGAGCCACAGCACGGGGCACTGAGCGAAGAAGACGCAAGCCTGCTGGCCGCCGCCAACATCCTGGTGGTAGACGACAGCCAGGTGGCCTTGCAGCAGTCGGTGCATACCCTGCGCAACCTCGGCATCGAATGCCACACCGCGCGCAGCGCCAAGGATGCGATCAACGTGTTGCTGGACTTGCAGGGCACCGAGCAGGCGATCAACATCATCGTCTCCGACATCGAGATGTCTGAGATGGACGGCTATGCCTTCACCCGTACACTGCGCGAGACGCCGGACTTCCAGCACCTGTATGTGTTGCTGCACACCTCGCTCGACAGTGCCATGAGCAGCGAAAAAGCCAGGCTCGCTGGGGCCAATGCCATCCTCACCAAATTCTCCTCGCCCGAGCTGACCGATTGCCTGGTGGTGGCGGCGCGGACGGTGGTGTTTGCCGAGCATTGA
- a CDS encoding HlyD family type I secretion periplasmic adaptor subunit gives MSNHELPASYLDGQDDQAVFRAGRIITICALMLAAFLAWAAWFEVTEVSTGTGKVIPSSREQVIQSFEGGIVAQMSVAEGDLVDRGQVLAQLDPTKTASSVGESEAKYRAAKASQARLRAEVTGKPLVFPDSLRDSPDLVDAETALYQTRRRGLEQTLAGIDDSLQLVRSELKITENLAKMGASSRVEVIRLNRQRSELELKANEARSDYLVRAREELAKASAEADSLSEVIRGRSDSLTRLTLRSPVRGIVKDIEVNTLGGVVQPGGQVMKIVPMDERLLIETRIAPRDIAFIHPDQAAKVKISAYDYSVYGGLEGKVVGISPDTLQDEVKPEIYYYRVFIRTEQDSLQNKAGKHFAIVPGMIATVDIRTGEKTILDYLIKPLNRAREALRER, from the coding sequence ATGAGCAACCATGAACTCCCGGCGTCCTACCTGGACGGTCAGGATGACCAGGCAGTATTCCGCGCCGGCCGAATCATCACCATCTGCGCGCTGATGCTCGCAGCGTTCCTGGCCTGGGCGGCCTGGTTCGAAGTCACAGAAGTTTCCACCGGCACCGGCAAGGTGATCCCCAGTTCGCGCGAGCAGGTGATCCAGTCGTTCGAGGGTGGCATCGTCGCCCAGATGAGCGTGGCCGAAGGTGACCTGGTCGACCGCGGGCAGGTGCTGGCCCAGCTCGACCCGACCAAGACCGCCTCCAGTGTGGGCGAGAGTGAAGCCAAGTACCGCGCGGCCAAGGCCAGCCAGGCGCGCTTGCGTGCAGAGGTCACCGGCAAGCCGCTGGTGTTCCCCGACAGCCTGCGCGACTCCCCCGACCTGGTCGACGCCGAAACCGCGCTGTACCAGACCCGCCGCCGCGGCCTGGAACAGACCCTGGCCGGTATCGACGATTCGCTGCAGCTGGTGCGCAGCGAACTGAAGATCACCGAGAACCTGGCGAAGATGGGCGCTTCAAGCCGCGTCGAGGTGATCCGCCTGAACCGCCAGCGCTCGGAACTCGAGCTCAAGGCCAACGAAGCGCGCTCCGATTACCTGGTACGGGCCCGCGAAGAGCTGGCCAAGGCCAGCGCCGAGGCCGACAGCCTGTCCGAGGTGATCCGCGGGCGCAGCGACTCGCTGACCCGCCTGACCCTGCGCTCGCCGGTGCGCGGTATCGTCAAGGACATCGAGGTCAATACCTTGGGGGGTGTGGTCCAGCCCGGTGGGCAAGTGATGAAGATCGTGCCGATGGATGAACGCCTGCTGATCGAAACCCGCATCGCGCCCCGAGACATCGCCTTCATCCACCCCGACCAGGCCGCCAAGGTGAAGATCAGTGCCTATGACTACTCGGTGTATGGCGGGCTGGAGGGCAAGGTGGTCGGTATCTCGCCGGATACCCTGCAGGATGAGGTGAAGCCGGAGATCTACTACTACCGGGTGTTCATCCGCACCGAGCAGGACAGCCTGCAGAACAAGGCCGGCAAACACTTTGCGATCGTGCCCGGGATGATCGCCACGGTGGATATCCGCACGGGTGAAAAGACCATTCTGGATTACCTGATCAAGCCGTTGAACCGGGCCAGGGAAGCCCTGCGCGAACGCTGA